A genomic segment from Glycine soja cultivar W05 chromosome 20, ASM419377v2, whole genome shotgun sequence encodes:
- the LOC114402354 gene encoding bet1-like SNARE 1-2 yields MSYRRDNRSSRSSLVDGFDSLEEGGLRASSSYSREINEHDNDKAIESLEDRVSFLKRLTGDIHEEVESHNQLLDRVGIKMDGSRGMMMGTMDRFKNVFEKKSARKTCSLVVYFTLAFIFIYYLIRMLGYFTLG; encoded by the exons AGATAATCGCTCCTCCAGATCATCACTTGTAGATGGTTTTGATAGTCTGGAGGAGGGTGGTCTAAGGGCTTCTTCTTCTTACTCACGTGAAATTAATGAGCATGATAATGATAAAGCCATAGAGAGTTTGGAGGACAGAGTTTCGTTTCTGAAACGA TTAACCGGTGATATACATGAGGAGGTTGAGAGTCATAACCAGTTGCTTGATCGGGTG GGAATCAAAATGGATGGATCAAGGGGTATGATGATGGGAACCATGGATCGATTCAagaat GTTTTTGAGAAGAAATCAGCAAGGAAAACATGCTCACTTGTGGTGTATTTCACACTTGCCTTCATATTCATATACTATCTTATTAG GATGCTTGGATACTTTACACTTGGGTAA